From Camelina sativa cultivar DH55 chromosome 7, Cs, whole genome shotgun sequence, one genomic window encodes:
- the LOC104702433 gene encoding calcium-binding protein CML39-like — MKNIQRQLSSSFMKFLEDKNRDLEAVFAYMDANRDGRISADELKKSFMTMGEQMSDEEAEAAVKLSDIDGDGMLDLHEFAQLIKGNDEFTEEEKKKKILEAFRMYIAEGEDCITPGSLKMMLMKLGESRTTDDCRDMIQAFDLNADGVLSFDEFALMML, encoded by the coding sequence ATGAAGAATATTCAACGTCAGCTATCTTCATCTTTCATGAAATTCTTAGAAGACAAGAACAGAGACCTAGAGGCTGTGTTTGCTTACATGGATGCAAACAGAGATGGTAGAATCTCTGCTGATGAGCTTAAGAAGAGTTTCATGACAATGGGAGAGCAAATGTCTGATGAAGAAGCCGAGGCTGCTGTTAAACTGTCTGATATAGACGGAGATGGGATGTTGGATCTTCATGAGTTTGCTCAGCTTATCAAAGGGAACGACGAATtcacagaggaagagaagaagaagaagatactggAAGCTTTTAGAATGTATATTGCTGAAGGGGAAGATTGCATTACCCCAGGAAGCTTGAAGATGATGCTGATGAAGCTAGGTGAGTCGAGAACCACTGATGATTGCAGAGATATGATTCAAGCTTTTGATCTCAATGCTGATGGAGTTTTAAGCTTTGATGAGTTTGCCCTCATGATGCTTTAA
- the LOC104702435 gene encoding calcium-binding protein CML38: MKNNNTQRQSSFKKFCRKLSPERKDSAGEIQQHSSSNVENKNRDLEAVFAYLDANRDGRISAEELQKSFTTLGEQLSDEEAEAAVKLSDTDGDGMLDFEEFAQLIKRDDDEFTEEEKKMELKEAFRLYISEGEECITPRSLKMMLKKLGESRTTDDCKVMINAFDLNADGVLSFDEFALMMR; this comes from the coding sequence ATGAAGAATAATAATACCCAACGTCAATCATCTTTCAAGAAGTTCTGCCGGAAACTGTCACCGGAGAGGAAAGATTCAGCCGGAGAGATACAGCAACATAGCAGTAGCAATGTTGAGAACAAGAACAGAGACTTAGAGGCTGTTTTTGCTTACTTGGATGCAAACAGAGACGGTCGAATCTCTGCGGAAGAGCTTCAAAAGAGTTTCACGACACTAGGAGAGCAGTTGTCCGATGAAGAAGCCGAAGCTGCGGTTAAACTGTCTGATACAGACGGAGATGGGATGTTAGATTTCGAGGAGTTTGCTCAGCTTATcaaaagagatgatgatgagtttacagaggaagagaagaaaatggagcTCAAGGAAGCGTTTAGATTGTATATTTCAGAAGGTGAAGAGTGTATTACACCAAGAAGCTTGAAGATGATGCTAAAGAAGCTGGGAGAGTCAAGAACAACTGATGATTGCAAAGTTATGATTAATGCTTTTGATCTCAATGCTGATGGAGTTTTAAGCTTTGATGAGTTTGCTCTTATGATGCGCTAA
- the LOC104702436 gene encoding uncharacterized protein At1g76660, with the protein MGSEQHRFLQQEQRKRWGGCLGVFSCFKSQKGGKRIVPASRIPEGGNVSASQPNGAHQAGVLNNQATGGINLSLLAPPSSPASFTNSALPSTAQSPNCYLSLAANSPGGPSSSMYATGPYAHETQLVSPPVFSTFTTEPSTAPFTPPPELARLTAPSSPDVPYARFLTSSSGKGHYNVSSDLQATYSLYPGSPASALRSPISRASGDGLLSPQNGKCSRSDSGNTFGYDTNGVSTPLQESNFFCPETFAKFYLDHDPSVPQNGGRLSVSKDSDVYPSNGYGNGNQNRQNRSPKQDMEELEAYRASFGFSADEIITTSQYVEITDVMDDSFSKATYSPSDGQKLLRREVNLLSQTSPKSEADLDSQAVDFHSPKASNGYKDHKQRNQRIHADEEALLSRVGSVKGSRSYPISSSDAEVEYRRGRSLRESRENRHRIG; encoded by the exons ATGGGTTCAGAGCAGCATAGATTTCTTCAGCAGGAGCAG AGGAAGAGGTGGGGAGGCTGTTTAGGAGTGTTCTCATGCTTCAAGTCACAAAAAGGCGGAAAACGAATTGTACCTGCATCTCGCATTCCGGAAGGTGGTAATGTCTCAGCCTCACAACCTAATGGAGCTCATCAAGCTGGTGTCTTGAATAACCAAGCTACTGGAGGAATCAATCTATCACTTCTAGCTCCACCATCCTCTCCTGCTTCTTTCACCAATTCAGCTCTTCCTTCAACTGCTCAGTCACCAAACTGTTACTTATCACTGGCTGCAAACTCTCCTGGAGGTCCTTCATCGAGTATGTATGCCACTGGACCATATGCTCATGAAACTCAATTGGTCTCACCGCCTGTTTTCTCTACATTCACTACTGAGCCATCGACTGCTCCTTTCACTCCTCCTCCAGAGCTTGCACGTCTGACTGCTCCTTCTTCACCTGATGTACCTTATGCTCGTTTCTTGACTTCCTCCTCTGGTAAAGGTCATTACAATGTTTCAAGTGATCTTCAGGCTACATATTCTCTTTATCCCGGAAGTCCAGCCAGTGCTCTTAGATCACCAATCTCACGGGCTTCAGGAGATGGGCTATTGTCTCCTCAAAATGGTAAATGCTCAAGGAGTGATTCTGGCAACACCTTTGGGTATGACACAAATGGTGTCTCAACACCTTTGCAGGAGTCAAACTTCTTCTGTCCTGAAACTTTTGCCAAGTTTTACCTGGATCACGACCCTTCGGTTCCTCAAAATGGTGGGAGGTTAAGCGTGTCGAAGGATTCAGATGTGTATCCTTCAAATGGATATGGAAACGGGAACCAGAATAGGCAGAACAGAAGTCCCAAGCAAGACATGGAGGAGTTGGAAGCTTACAGGGCTTCTTTTGGGTTTAGTGCAGATGAAATCATCACAACTAGTCAGTATGTAGAGATCACTGATGTGATGGATGATTCTTTTAGCAAAGCGACTTACTCTCCAAGCGATGGACAAAAGCTGCTTAGAAGAGAAGTAAATTTGCTGAGTCAAACAAGCCCCAAATCAGAAGCTGATCTTGATTCACAAGCTGTGGACTTTCATTCACCAAAGGCATCAAATGGCTACAAAG AtcacaaacaaagaaaccagCGCATCCACGCGGATGAAGAGGCTCTATTATCGAGAGTGGGTTCTGTAAAAGGAAGCAGAAGCTATCCCATCTCGAGCTCTGATGCAGAGGTAGAATaccgaagaggaagaagcttaagAGAAAGCAGAGAGAACAGACACAGGATAGGCTGa
- the LOC104702437 gene encoding UDP-galactose transporter 2: protein MEKTESEKKSPVSDVGAWAMNVISSVGIIMANKQLMSSSGFGFGFATTLTGFHFAFTALVGMVSNATGLSASKHVPLWELLWFSIVANVSIAAMNFSLMLNSVGFYQISKLNMIPVVCVLEWIIHSKHYCKEVKASVMVVVIGVGICTVTDVKVNAKGFICACTAVFSTSLQQISIGSLQKKYSVGSFELLSKTAPIQAISLLIFGPFVDYFLSGKFISTYKMTYGAIFCILLSCALAVFCNISQYLCIGRFSATSFQVLGHMKTVCVLTLGWLLFDSEMTFKNIAGMAIAIVGMVIYSWAVDVEKQRNAKSTPHGKNSMTEDEIKLLKEGVEHIDLKDVELGDTKP from the exons ATGGAGAAAACTGAGAGCGAGAAGAAATCGCCGGTGTCTGACGTCGGAGCATGGGCTATGAATGTAATCAGCTCCGTTGGAATCATCATGGCTAATAAACAGCTCATGTCCTCCTCTGGTTTCGGATTTGGCTTTg CTACAACTCTTACGGGGTTTCACTTCGCCTTCACTGCACTTGTTGGTATGGTCTCAAACGCTACAGGACTATCAGCATCTAAGCATGTTCCTCTTTGGGAGCTTCTCTGGTTCTCCATTGTTGCTAACGTCTCCATTGCTGCTATGAACTTTAGTCTTATGCTCAACTCTGTTGGCTTCTACCAA ATTTCGAAATTGAACATGATTCCGGTGGTATGCGTGTTGGAATGGATTATACATAGCAAGCATTACTGTAAAGAAGTGAAAGCTTCTGTTATGGTTGTGGTTATTGGTGTTGGGATCTGTACTGTCACTGATGTGAAAGTTAATGCCAAAGGTTTCATTTGTGCATGCACTGCTGTTTTCTCCACATCTCTCCAGCAGATT TCAATAGGTTCTCTGCAAAAGAAATACTCAGTAGGATCTTTTGAATTGCTGAGCAAAACAGCCCCAATCCAAGCCATTTCACTTCTCATCTTTGGCCCTTTTGTTGACTATTTCTTGAGCGGCAAATTCATATCTACTTACAAGATGACTTACGGCGCCATC TTCTGCATTCTTCTCTCCTGTGCATTAGCTGTTTTCTGTAACATAAGCCAATATCTCTGCATCGGAAGATTCTCAGCGACATCCTTCCAAGTTCTAGGCCACATGAAAACAGTCTGCGTCCTCACATTGGGATGGCTTCTCTTTGATTCCGAGATGACATTCAAGAACATCGCCGGGATGGCCATAGCTATTGTTGGGATGGTGATCTATAGTTGGGCGGTTGATgtagagaaacagagaaacgcAAAGTCGACGCCACACGGCAAAAACAGTATGACCGAAGATGAGATTAAGCTACTCAAAGAAGGAGTTGAGCATATCGACTTGAAAGACGTTGAGCTCGGTGACACTAAACCATAA